A single window of Mycoplasma bradburyae DNA harbors:
- a CDS encoding winged helix-turn-helix domain-containing protein codes for MQITKSDKKTQQIVEYLFDLIDSGKVPVNKILPSEHQLMNKFNCSRNIVVAAYQKLSALGAVYSIRKRGRFVAENFHNLIKPLRLLWNVEKVEGEEVLVNKPDTELKLPEWAMKKHIIFIDGFRQFNKRYYINDKLMGESEIFVSLKNVSEHETINPSVPMIDILNERRALTNVVYELEFDDVTKFGCKPALAVKFFGYDNDSICVAGKYYIDPKHFKFNHQEFSLF; via the coding sequence ATGCAGATAACTAAATCCGACAAGAAAACCCAACAAATAGTTGAATATCTATTTGATCTAATTGATTCAGGTAAAGTTCCTGTTAACAAGATTTTGCCTAGTGAGCATCAACTAATGAACAAATTTAATTGTTCTAGAAATATTGTTGTAGCTGCTTACCAAAAATTAAGTGCGTTAGGAGCAGTATATTCAATTCGTAAAAGGGGTAGATTTGTTGCTGAGAACTTTCATAATTTAATCAAGCCATTAAGATTATTATGAAATGTTGAAAAGGTTGAAGGTGAAGAGGTTTTAGTTAACAAACCAGATACTGAATTAAAACTACCTGAGTGGGCGATGAAAAAACATATTATTTTCATCGATGGATTTAGACAATTCAACAAACGTTACTATATTAATGATAAACTAATGGGCGAAAGTGAAATCTTTGTTTCACTTAAAAATGTTAGTGAGCATGAAACTATTAATCCAAGCGTTCCAATGATTGATATCTTAAATGAACGCAGAGCTTTAACTAATGTAGTTTATGAATTAGAATTTGATGATGTAACTAAATTCGGTTGCAAACCAGCATTAGCCGTAAAATTCTTTGGTTATGATAATGATTCAATCTGTGTTGCTGGTAAATACTATATAGATCCCAAACACTTTAAGTTTAATCATCAAGAATTTTCATTATTTTAA
- a CDS encoding alpha-amylase family glycosyl hydrolase: protein MKAPDNLKQYHEDKYQEYLSNQRRTMGNWNDPKYKKDHEHLGYCHQHYLVDDNNKQIANYQHKKYCYLYNQIDNPTQGQDKKYRKANKLTNFKNTGVIYQVLVYNFCDGNNDGIGDFIGLKNKLDYIDQLGVDQIWLSPIHSSSSYHGYDVINYCDVAEQLGGMNAFIEFLDQAHQRGIKVYLDMVFNHTSYEHPWFQKALAGDQYYRSFYRFVDTKIDDDIKQDDLFIRDKYPVGNKVPTGEHYLARFWQGMPDLNLDNSNVINELIEIQKFWTAIGVDGFRYDAIGEYFSSEIETKNNFDEIKIFSLLRKASKDITKDNKTFMFGEWIFTDPLKALKYCNKESLNTIYDGYKHWTNTPDIRTTYDELLNLVNHYHKKNANWIPLLNNHDTRRWLDVYREEVLNYHDERIHEPLTQDQLDALKLAIFNMLATPSFPIIYAGDELGYYGCRNYGDPGLREPIKWKDSKQNCFFVDDKTNSNKNHVLLTQSNSLDCAEELINKDNSIYKLIQFMCGLRKLNPLISKTDPKTIIDPELVVDSKDYSSIIVRKDYQNPNKLYMFAYCNYRYKNLELLKISRDFYFKPLFLYKAKNNSWNIEIQQNGFVVFELLKK from the coding sequence ATGAAAGCTCCAGATAACCTTAAACAATACCATGAAGATAAATATCAAGAATATTTATCTAACCAAAGAAGAACAATGGGTAATTGAAATGATCCTAAATATAAAAAAGATCATGAACATTTAGGTTATTGTCATCAACATTATCTAGTAGATGACAATAACAAACAAATAGCTAATTACCAACATAAAAAATATTGTTATCTATACAACCAAATAGATAATCCAACTCAGGGGCAAGATAAGAAGTATAGAAAAGCTAATAAGTTAACTAATTTTAAAAACACAGGGGTAATATACCAAGTGCTAGTATATAACTTCTGTGATGGTAATAACGATGGAATAGGTGATTTTATAGGGCTTAAGAATAAACTAGATTATATTGATCAACTAGGTGTTGATCAAATATGATTAAGCCCCATTCATTCTTCTAGTAGCTATCATGGATATGATGTAATCAACTATTGTGATGTAGCTGAACAACTTGGAGGAATGAATGCTTTTATAGAGTTCTTAGATCAAGCCCATCAAAGAGGTATAAAAGTATATTTAGACATGGTATTTAACCATACTTCATATGAACATCCATGGTTTCAAAAAGCATTAGCTGGCGATCAATATTATCGTAGTTTTTATCGTTTTGTTGATACTAAGATAGATGATGATATTAAACAAGATGATCTATTTATAAGAGATAAATATCCAGTTGGTAACAAAGTACCAACTGGAGAACATTATTTAGCCAGATTCTGGCAAGGAATGCCAGATTTAAATTTAGATAATTCTAATGTAATAAATGAACTAATTGAGATTCAAAAGTTTTGAACCGCAATAGGTGTAGATGGTTTTAGGTATGATGCGATAGGTGAATACTTTTCAAGTGAGATTGAAACTAAAAATAATTTTGATGAAATAAAAATTTTTAGTTTGCTTAGAAAAGCAAGCAAAGATATTACAAAAGATAACAAAACTTTTATGTTTGGTGAATGGATCTTTACTGATCCATTAAAAGCGCTTAAGTATTGTAATAAGGAGTCATTAAACACGATCTATGATGGATACAAGCACTGAACCAATACTCCTGATATAAGAACTACTTATGATGAACTATTAAATCTAGTTAATCATTATCATAAAAAGAATGCTAACTGAATTCCATTGCTAAATAACCATGACACCAGAAGATGGTTAGATGTTTATCGTGAAGAAGTATTAAATTATCATGATGAAAGAATCCATGAACCCTTAACCCAAGATCAATTAGATGCATTAAAACTTGCTATTTTCAATATGCTAGCTACACCATCATTCCCTATTATCTATGCAGGGGATGAATTAGGCTATTATGGTTGTCGTAATTATGGAGATCCAGGATTACGAGAACCTATTAAATGAAAAGATTCTAAACAAAACTGTTTCTTTGTTGATGATAAAACTAATAGCAACAAAAACCATGTGTTATTAACCCAATCTAATTCATTAGATTGCGCTGAAGAATTAATTAACAAAGATAATTCAATATATAAACTAATTCAATTTATGTGCGGGTTAAGAAAACTTAACCCACTAATAAGCAAAACTGATCCTAAGACAATAATCGATCCAGAACTAGTAGTTGATTCTAAAGATTATTCAAGCATTATAGTTCGTAAGGATTATCAGAATCCTAACAAACTATATATGTTTGCTTACTGTAATTATCGATATAAGAATTTAGAGTTATTAAAAATATCAAGAGACTTTTATTTTAAGCCATTATTCTTATACAAAGCTAAGAATAATAGTTGAAATATAGAAATACAACAAAATGGTTTTGTTGTATTTGAGTTGTTGAAAAAATAA
- a CDS encoding alpha-amylase family glycosyl hydrolase: MKTIKLEDKIIYQIFPRSFYDSNNDGDGDIVGITKKLSYLKDLGINAIWLCPTYETKFVDAGYDVLDYKSVWKQFGTLDEFKEMTQKANTLGIDIIMDIVLNHVSNEHHWFKKACESRDNVEYNYFIWKDKLTEQEKKANSIFGGSAWEYVSSVDAYYFHLFAKEQVDLNWQHPATIKAMAEVIDFWYAIGVKGFRLDAIKHVIKNFNEVDHNEYFAWCDGSIQALKAFEELAFKDKPDAYTLGEASGITADELLKYGDGDDQVASNYFNFSWWWIGWSKKTGRNGFDPNWDLKEFVKQQKPFQENEKIRPGMFTNFLSNHDTSRSISRWGDEGLFREVAAKTQALLLMSIKGVPCIYYGEEIGLLNTHFNARNEFVDVDIHNGFKQLVDLNKTYSESEMILYCNINSRDAGRSLMQWDDSINAGFNSGFKPWINLGRNKETINVNKALHDKHSIYHFYKELIRLRKEDLYDLLVNGKSSIEIDDNNLITVTRQYNNETIVALINFTNKEITIPKIEGQQLLSTYVDNKKPTTFLRPFESVLIKQ; the protein is encoded by the coding sequence ATGAAAACAATTAAATTAGAAGATAAGATTATTTATCAAATATTTCCAAGATCTTTTTATGATAGCAACAATGACGGCGATGGCGACATTGTTGGAATAACTAAGAAACTTAGTTATCTAAAAGATCTTGGAATCAATGCGATCTGATTATGTCCTACGTATGAGACTAAGTTTGTTGATGCTGGGTATGATGTTTTGGATTATAAGAGTGTATGAAAACAATTTGGGACATTGGATGAGTTTAAAGAGATGACTCAAAAGGCTAATACCTTAGGTATTGATATCATAATGGATATCGTCTTAAACCATGTATCAAATGAACATCATTGGTTTAAGAAAGCCTGTGAGTCACGTGATAATGTTGAATACAATTACTTTATCTGGAAAGATAAACTAACCGAGCAAGAAAAGAAAGCTAATAGCATCTTTGGTGGTTCTGCTTGGGAATATGTTAGTAGTGTTGATGCTTATTATTTTCATTTATTTGCCAAAGAACAAGTTGATTTAAATTGACAACACCCAGCAACCATTAAAGCAATGGCAGAAGTCATCGACTTCTGGTATGCAATTGGCGTTAAAGGTTTTAGACTAGATGCTATCAAGCACGTAATAAAAAACTTTAACGAAGTTGATCATAATGAATACTTTGCTTGATGTGATGGATCAATTCAAGCCTTAAAAGCATTCGAAGAATTAGCTTTTAAGGACAAACCTGATGCTTATACTTTAGGTGAGGCTAGTGGAATAACAGCTGATGAATTACTTAAATATGGTGATGGTGATGATCAAGTAGCTAGTAATTATTTCAACTTTAGTTGATGATGAATTGGTTGATCTAAAAAAACAGGTAGAAATGGTTTTGATCCTAATTGGGATCTAAAAGAATTTGTTAAGCAACAAAAACCATTTCAAGAAAATGAAAAAATTCGTCCAGGGATGTTTACGAATTTTTTATCTAACCACGACACTTCAAGAAGCATTTCGCGATGGGGAGATGAAGGATTATTTAGAGAAGTAGCTGCTAAAACCCAAGCATTATTATTAATGAGCATTAAAGGGGTGCCTTGCATTTATTATGGTGAAGAAATCGGATTGCTTAACACCCACTTTAATGCTCGTAATGAATTTGTTGATGTCGATATTCACAATGGGTTTAAGCAGCTAGTAGATCTTAATAAAACCTATAGTGAATCCGAAATGATTCTATATTGCAACATCAACTCCCGTGATGCTGGTAGATCATTAATGCAATGAGACGATTCGATCAATGCAGGGTTTAATTCAGGGTTCAAACCCTGAATTAACCTAGGTCGTAACAAAGAAACCATTAATGTTAATAAAGCTTTACATGATAAACATAGTATCTATCACTTCTATAAAGAACTTATTAGATTAAGAAAAGAAGATCTGTACGATCTTCTTGTTAATGGAAAATCATCAATCGAGATTGATGATAATAATCTAATAACTGTTACTAGACAATATAATAATGAAACTATAGTAGCGCTTATTAACTTTACGAATAAAGAGATAACAATACCTAAGATAGAAGGGCAACAGTTATTATCAACGTATGTTGATAATAAGAAGCCAACAACATTCTTAAGACCGTTTGAATCAGTATTAATTAAACAATAG
- the dcm gene encoding DNA (cytosine-5-)-methyltransferase, whose translation MAKIYLNKSSSLDSSRLIKEKREKLNMTQKELADAIGLNKYGDRDIRNWEKGESKPTSSELKAILSFPEEVIFKNPKNARYTMIDLFSGIGGTRLGFQLTNKVKSIFSSEIDKFAIKTYKANFGDQPFGDITKINNKDIPKHDILVAGFPCQAFSQAGKKLGFNDTRGTLFFEIARILEYRRPKAFLLENVKNLINHDKKKTFQVILKTLNELDYYVVHKVLKARDFGVPQNRERIYIVGFDKKQVHNYQEFTMPQPTNEETKLGDILEKNINDKYTLSDKLWDGHKRRKEEHKIKGNGFGYTTYSANDKYTNTLSSRYYKDGSEILIKQKNKNPRKITPREAARLQGFPEEFIIPVSDTQAYKQFGNSVCVRVINAIAKEILSILDQNNNKK comes from the coding sequence ATGGCTAAAATATATCTAAATAAATCTAGTTCATTAGACAGCTCTCGCCTTATAAAAGAAAAGAGAGAAAAATTAAATATGACTCAAAAAGAACTAGCTGATGCAATTGGATTAAATAAATATGGAGATAGAGATATAAGAAATTGAGAAAAAGGTGAAAGTAAACCAACATCTTCAGAATTAAAAGCTATTTTATCTTTTCCTGAAGAGGTTATTTTTAAAAATCCAAAAAACGCTAGATACACAATGATAGATTTATTTTCAGGTATTGGCGGAACACGTTTAGGTTTTCAATTAACCAATAAAGTTAAATCGATTTTTTCTAGCGAAATAGATAAATTTGCTATTAAAACTTATAAAGCTAATTTTGGAGATCAGCCTTTCGGAGATATTACTAAAATCAATAACAAAGATATACCTAAGCACGATATTTTAGTTGCCGGTTTTCCTTGTCAAGCATTTAGTCAAGCAGGAAAAAAGTTAGGTTTTAATGATACAAGAGGAACATTATTTTTTGAAATAGCAAGAATTCTTGAATATAGAAGACCTAAGGCTTTTCTTCTAGAAAATGTTAAAAATCTTATAAATCACGACAAAAAGAAAACCTTCCAGGTCATTTTAAAAACATTGAATGAGCTAGATTATTATGTTGTACATAAAGTTTTAAAAGCTAGAGATTTTGGCGTTCCACAAAACCGTGAGAGGATATACATTGTAGGATTTGATAAAAAGCAAGTTCATAATTATCAAGAATTTACAATGCCACAACCCACTAATGAAGAAACAAAATTGGGTGATATTTTAGAAAAGAATATAAATGATAAATACACTTTATCTGATAAATTGTGAGACGGTCATAAACGCAGAAAAGAAGAACATAAAATTAAAGGGAATGGATTTGGCTATACTACATATTCTGCTAACGATAAATATACAAATACATTATCTTCTAGATATTATAAGGATGGCAGCGAAATACTTATTAAACAAAAAAATAAAAACCCTCGTAAAATAACTCCTAGAGAAGCTGCTAGGTTACAAGGCTTTCCTGAAGAATTTATTATTCCGGTTAGCGATACGCAAGCATATAAGCAATTTGGTAATTCTGTTTGCGTTCGCGTTATCAACGCCATAGCAAAAGAAATTCTATCCATTCTAGATCAAAATAATAATAAAAAATAA
- the pgmB gene encoding beta-phosphoglucomutase, with product MIKAFIFDLDGVITDTAKLHYLAWQEIVKKLNISYSEEENDKLRGLPRLDTLKAILKLKKINHSLNEDQLIDLCNQKNDLYKELLKKAINKDSVLPGISELLHKAKQNGIKLAVASSSYNAPVILEKLELIGLFDYIVNPGEIKNGKPAPDIYIKAAQGLNVEIDECIGFEDAISGLEAIKSSNMKAVVITHDSLEDFSKADLIYKKTNELEFHTIINYFK from the coding sequence ATGATTAAGGCATTTATATTTGATCTAGATGGCGTAATAACAGATACTGCTAAATTGCATTATCTAGCGTGACAAGAGATTGTAAAAAAACTAAATATATCTTATTCTGAAGAAGAAAATGATAAACTAAGAGGTTTACCTAGATTAGATACTCTTAAAGCGATTCTTAAATTAAAGAAGATTAATCATTCTTTAAATGAAGATCAATTAATCGATCTTTGTAATCAGAAGAATGATTTGTACAAAGAATTATTAAAAAAAGCGATTAATAAAGATTCTGTTTTACCTGGGATTAGTGAATTGTTGCATAAAGCAAAACAAAACGGTATTAAGCTAGCAGTTGCTTCTAGTAGCTATAACGCACCAGTAATACTAGAAAAATTAGAATTAATTGGATTGTTCGATTATATAGTAAATCCTGGTGAAATTAAGAATGGAAAACCTGCACCTGATATTTATATAAAAGCGGCTCAAGGGTTAAATGTTGAAATTGATGAATGTATTGGGTTTGAAGATGCGATATCAGGTCTTGAAGCTATTAAATCTTCTAATATGAAAGCTGTAGTGATAACTCATGACAGTTTAGAAGATTTTTCTAAGGCAGATTTAATCTATAAAAAAACAAACGAATTAGAGTTTCATACGATCATAAATTACTTCAAATAA
- a CDS encoding glycosyl hydrolase family 65 protein translates to MEYLKYDTKNNTVSQVKFNKQVVAKTESIFSLGNGYLGIRSADEEYTSYNKEDFFVNGIFNKDHENEVPELANLADCLTMPIYINGELYEVNEDDKYLKTLHIKEGLLSREVTSSRKDIKLNFKYERFVSQDDLNVYCQRLELKVLKANNPINIKIKAGINAQVTNSGTQHFAEGLKRRLNETSLRMEQKTLLSQRLVVHNMVTKLYINNKQIPGGNDDYVVDMQRRQIFFKINNDLKEGDTLVIEKLMSVHTSVDGINDLLDDQQVYNDADKKFNQLVNSTYDELKDRSIKAMQHKVWNRFYVDIQGDELANYDMLALNFGIFHLNNFVPNNSTNKNIGAKGLSGEGYQGHTYWDTEFFINPNYLYNDIDVVRNLLTYRYKGIEGARNKAREQKERIQESNLEGAQFPWEMAWPTDGEVCPYWGQADVVTGEQVPIASRRQEIHVSADVAYAVHQYYVFSNDQEFMNQMGYEMIIDTAWFYTNRAERQEDGSYGILDVMGPNEYKGNIDNNAYINMMAKYNIDLAIKYINYLETNNQSLLDEIYNKIPYKIDKNKMIDVSNNLKQQKPNKDLIISENDSFLSLKLNNVRPFQMLGDAGKKLFSTADGRVLLSGQLVKQADVVLLLNILPHLYSKEVRKANFDYYEAITTHDSSLSAATYAIEAARLKKIDMAYKMFRYGINVDLGPAMHTSNAGIHAGSLAAIYQMIVFGFGGLDWHNDELHLDPILPKNWEKLTYRFQYKGSSFEVEINQQEFSIKTINNSKEQELVILGNKEIVNQQTKKFSIKHD, encoded by the coding sequence ATGGAATACTTAAAATACGATACGAAAAATAATACCGTTTCCCAAGTTAAATTTAACAAGCAAGTAGTAGCTAAAACTGAAAGTATTTTCAGTTTGGGAAACGGTTATTTAGGCATCAGAAGTGCTGATGAAGAATACACATCATATAACAAAGAAGACTTCTTTGTTAATGGGATCTTTAACAAAGATCATGAAAACGAAGTGCCAGAACTAGCTAACCTTGCTGATTGTTTAACGATGCCAATATATATTAATGGTGAGTTATACGAAGTTAATGAAGATGACAAGTATTTAAAAACCCTTCATATTAAAGAGGGGTTGTTATCACGAGAAGTAACATCTTCTCGCAAAGATATTAAACTTAATTTTAAATACGAAAGATTTGTTTCCCAAGATGATCTTAATGTTTATTGTCAAAGATTAGAACTAAAAGTGCTAAAAGCAAATAATCCAATAAACATTAAGATCAAAGCAGGTATCAATGCTCAAGTAACTAACAGCGGAACACAACACTTTGCCGAAGGTCTTAAAAGAAGACTTAATGAAACTTCATTAAGAATGGAACAAAAGACGTTGTTATCCCAACGTCTTGTTGTTCATAATATGGTTACCAAACTTTATATCAACAACAAGCAAATCCCTGGAGGCAATGATGACTATGTTGTTGATATGCAAAGAAGACAGATCTTCTTTAAGATTAATAATGATCTTAAAGAAGGTGATACATTAGTTATAGAAAAACTAATGTCAGTTCATACTAGTGTTGATGGTATTAATGATCTATTAGATGATCAACAAGTATATAATGATGCTGATAAGAAGTTTAATCAACTTGTTAATTCAACATATGATGAATTAAAAGATAGATCGATAAAAGCGATGCAACACAAAGTGTGGAATCGCTTTTATGTAGACATTCAAGGGGATGAGTTGGCTAACTATGATATGTTAGCGCTTAATTTTGGGATCTTTCATTTAAATAATTTTGTACCAAACAATAGCACTAATAAAAATATTGGCGCTAAAGGATTAAGTGGGGAAGGTTATCAAGGACATACTTACTGAGATACTGAATTCTTTATTAATCCGAATTATTTATATAACGATATAGATGTGGTAAGAAACCTTTTAACTTATCGTTATAAAGGTATAGAAGGTGCTAGAAATAAAGCTAGAGAACAAAAAGAAAGAATTCAAGAATCTAATCTAGAAGGAGCGCAATTTCCATGGGAAATGGCGTGACCAACTGATGGGGAAGTATGTCCTTATTGAGGGCAAGCTGATGTTGTTACTGGTGAACAAGTACCAATTGCTTCTAGAAGACAAGAAATCCACGTGTCGGCTGATGTTGCTTACGCAGTACATCAATACTATGTGTTTAGTAATGATCAAGAGTTTATGAACCAAATGGGTTATGAGATGATTATTGATACTGCTTGGTTTTATACCAACCGTGCTGAGCGTCAAGAAGATGGTTCTTATGGAATTCTAGATGTTATGGGACCTAATGAGTATAAGGGTAATATTGATAATAATGCTTATATCAATATGATGGCTAAATACAATATTGATTTAGCTATTAAATATATCAATTATTTAGAAACTAACAATCAATCCTTATTAGATGAGATCTATAATAAGATTCCTTATAAGATTGATAAGAATAAGATGATTGATGTATCAAATAATCTTAAACAACAAAAACCTAATAAGGATTTAATTATTAGTGAGAATGATAGTTTCTTATCACTTAAACTAAATAATGTTAGACCGTTCCAAATGTTAGGGGATGCTGGTAAGAAGTTGTTTAGTACGGCTGATGGTAGAGTTTTATTATCAGGTCAATTAGTTAAGCAAGCAGATGTGGTGTTGTTGTTAAATATCTTACCCCACCTGTATTCTAAAGAAGTAAGAAAAGCTAACTTTGATTATTATGAAGCGATAACAACACATGATTCTTCTTTGTCAGCTGCAACCTATGCAATTGAAGCGGCAAGACTGAAAAAAATCGATATGGCTTATAAGATGTTTAGATATGGAATAAACGTTGACTTAGGACCAGCAATGCATACATCTAACGCAGGAATTCATGCTGGATCGCTAGCGGCTATTTATCAGATGATTGTGTTTGGTTTTGGCGGATTAGATTGACATAACGATGAATTGCATTTAGATCCAATTTTACCGAAGAATTGAGAAAAATTAACTTATCGTTTCCAATATAAAGGTTCGTCTTTTGAAGTAGAAATTAACCAACAAGAATTTAGCATAAAAACTATTAATAATTCTAAAGAACAAGAACTAGTTATTTTAGGTAATAAAGAAATAGTTAACCAACAAACTAAGAAGTTTTCAATTAAACATGATTAA
- a CDS encoding alpha-amylase family glycosyl hydrolase — protein MDRQTSNINDYQEFDNRYANTQVQLGLIYEDNKINVSLWQPLANKVELIIFDHNEDKDPCKTFLMSKKDHVWSIEIDQSYGQKFYQFRITHQDNTIKYCLDPYAYSIGKFNWEQKEDKVAKAAFVDIHSPKAGNKPRDLISSLNNSTDPLIYELHIRDFSSLLDQSQFKSRLGTFKTAINKGIFPYLEDLGITHLQLLPIHATYTVNDYDTKIYLKGQATKWSTNYNWGYDPHNYFSINGIYIDNLDDPYQRINEFKEFVDQAHKHNIGIILDVVYNHMMTNSIFNNILDGYYYRNDAKTFPVSYPPLADNRLMVRKLIIDSLVYFVKEFNVDGFRFDLSCFLTKQTLDEIREELRKIKPNIVLHGEAWQFSDLDYKDSYIKGITTNNIKFAYFNDSIRDAIKGSDHSNDPGLIIKNNKTLFDKYLASIVGGIKDYIFDSQYNSSHTDYDQYANDIGINLAYSHCHDGMTLWDKINVSSKGLSFDERIQRYRQGLMLSILTVSRQLILGGSELLQSKPNDISGMDDDRAQVSYYDDYFNEQPDKNSYHSNSYKTSDYVNGIKWDHLNDPKVFSDVYLFTKQLNKFRNNTKYFRYATNQEVIQNLKFDLIDPDQGIIIFKVFDQDKNIVVIHNFGEQNYEYKFNPEDVILSSRTKITKGVINAHSTFVLGEYNENN, from the coding sequence ATGGATCGTCAAACTAGTAATATCAACGATTATCAAGAGTTTGATAATCGTTACGCCAACACTCAAGTACAATTAGGTTTAATTTATGAAGATAATAAGATTAATGTTAGTTTATGACAGCCACTAGCTAACAAAGTAGAATTAATAATTTTTGATCATAATGAGGATAAGGATCCTTGCAAGACTTTTTTAATGTCTAAAAAAGATCATGTCTGATCAATAGAAATCGATCAGAGTTATGGTCAAAAATTTTATCAGTTCAGAATTACCCACCAAGACAATACAATTAAGTATTGTCTAGACCCTTATGCTTATAGTATAGGTAAATTTAATTGAGAACAAAAAGAAGATAAGGTAGCTAAAGCTGCTTTTGTTGATATTCATTCACCAAAAGCAGGAAACAAACCTCGTGATTTAATTAGTTCATTAAATAACTCAACAGATCCTTTGATCTATGAACTACATATTAGGGATTTTAGTAGTTTGTTAGATCAAAGTCAATTCAAATCACGGCTAGGTACTTTTAAGACAGCTATAAATAAAGGTATATTTCCATACCTTGAAGATCTTGGTATCACACATTTACAACTACTTCCAATCCATGCAACATATACAGTAAATGATTATGATACCAAGATCTACCTAAAAGGACAAGCTACTAAATGGTCTACTAATTATAACTGGGGCTATGACCCACATAATTACTTTAGTATTAATGGTATCTATATTGATAATCTAGACGATCCTTATCAAAGAATCAACGAATTTAAAGAATTCGTTGATCAAGCTCATAAACATAACATTGGCATCATATTAGATGTTGTATATAACCATATGATGACTAATAGTATTTTTAATAATATCTTAGATGGATATTATTATAGAAACGATGCTAAGACATTTCCAGTCAGTTATCCGCCATTAGCAGATAACCGATTAATGGTAAGAAAATTAATAATTGATTCGTTAGTATATTTTGTTAAGGAATTTAATGTAGATGGGTTTAGGTTTGATCTTTCTTGTTTTCTTACCAAGCAAACCCTTGATGAAATTCGTGAAGAATTAAGAAAGATCAAACCTAATATAGTATTACACGGTGAAGCCTGACAGTTTAGTGATCTAGATTACAAGGATAGTTACATTAAAGGAATAACTACCAACAATATAAAATTTGCTTATTTTAATGATAGTATCCGTGATGCTATCAAAGGAAGTGATCACAGTAATGATCCAGGTTTAATTATTAAGAATAATAAAACCTTATTTGATAAATACCTTGCATCAATAGTAGGAGGAATCAAAGATTATATCTTTGATTCACAATACAATTCTAGTCATACTGATTATGATCAGTATGCTAACGATATAGGGATTAATCTTGCTTATAGTCATTGTCATGATGGGATGACATTATGAGATAAGATAAATGTTTCAAGTAAAGGATTATCGTTTGATGAAAGAATCCAAAGATACCGCCAAGGATTAATGTTGTCAATCCTAACAGTATCTAGACAACTAATCCTTGGCGGAAGTGAGTTATTACAATCCAAACCTAATGATATTAGTGGAATGGATGATGATCGCGCTCAAGTATCTTATTATGATGATTACTTTAACGAACAACCTGATAAGAATAGTTATCATTCTAATTCTTACAAAACCAGTGATTATGTTAATGGAATCAAATGAGATCATTTAAATGATCCTAAAGTATTTAGTGATGTTTATTTATTTACTAAGCAACTAAATAAATTTAGAAACAACACTAAATACTTTAGGTATGCAACTAACCAAGAAGTGATCCAAAACCTTAAGTTTGATCTAATTGATCCAGACCAAGGGATTATTATCTTTAAGGTTTTTGATCAAGATAAAAATATTGTGGTAATTCATAATTTTGGCGAACAAAATTATGAATACAAATTCAACCCAGAAGACGTAATCTTAAGTTCAAGAACTAAGATTACTAAAGGTGTTATTAATGCTCATTCAACATTTGTTTTAGGTGAATATAATGAAAACAATTAA